AGGAGTTTGAGGCACTGAGGAAGATTTGCTGTCCTTCGGAAACTGATTTTATAAGATCTCTTGGTCGATGTAGAAAATGGGGAGCTCAAGGTGGAAAGAGCAACGTCTTCTTTGCAAAGACTTTGGATGATCGTTTTATCATCAAGCAAGTTACAAAGACAGAGCTTGAATCCTTCATCAAGTTTGCTCCAGCTTACTTCAAATACCTGACTGATTCCATCTGTACTAAAAGCCCCACAAGCCTTGCAAAGATCTTGGGAATCTATCAGGTAACACAACATAAACCGATTTGTTTTATTACCTATTTTGTTGACATAGAATTAAACCCTTAAATCTTTGAAGGTCTCATCCAAACACTTTAAAGGAGGGAAAGAGTTCAAAATGGATGTGTTGGTGATGGAGAATCTTCTCTTTCAGCGTAACTTCACTAGGCTTTATGACTTAAAAGGCTCCACCCGTGCTCGTTACAATCCTGATACAAGTGGTAGCAACACAGTTTTGCTGGACCAGAATCTGGTCGAAGCAATGCCCACATCTCCAATATTTGTTGGGAGCAAGGCAAAACGGCTTCTTGAAAGAGCCGTCTGGAATGATACATCGTTTCTTGCTGTAAGTTTCCAGTTACTTCTTGCAGAATATGTTCTTGGTCTGTACGTTTTACTGATGGAAGATGTGTTGCTTTGTTTCTTTGGCTGAAGTCAATACACGTAATGGATTACTCTTTACTGGTCGGGGTAGACGAGGAACGAAGCGAACTTGTTCTAGGAACTATAGACTTCATGAGGCAGTACACTTGGGACAAACATCTGGAGACTTGGGTCAAAACCTCAGGGCTACTTGGAGGACAGAAGAACTCAACTCCCACGGTGATATCACCGCAGCAATACAAGAAACGTTTCAGGAAAGCCATGACAGCTTATTTTCTGATGGTTCCTGACCAATGGTCACCTGCCGCGGTTGTGCCAGGCAACCACAGTTCTTCAGCAGATGTGAAGGATGATGAAGAGAGAGACGATCGTCAAGGTGTTGCTGGTAAAAACTCTTGAATCATCTTTCTGCAGTTTAGCAAATATAGCAGAGACATTACACACTATTGGGTTTAGTAATGGTGCTCAAGTTTTATTTGTTTTTTCTTTTCTTTTGGAATGGTCTTTGGGTAATACCTGTTTATGTTTTTACCCTTAGCCTTAAGTGGCCTATATGTAATAGCTCTCTTTCATCGCCTTTGCATCAGAATTAATAAAAGCAAGGTGCAATTGTATATACAATGCTTCTCTCTTTTAGTTTCTTGTTACTTTTGTTTATGACATTTTGCACATGAAAATACTCTCTAGTATATAATTTTGGAGACTTATTTTGAGTTGTAATAGATTTTAAGATTTCATATCAAAAGTTAAAATTGAAAGGCACAAACAATAGCAAAAAGGTAACACTGAGCCATGTTAATTTAGACACCCAAGCCTGCAGTAAACGTTACTCCCGTAGAAGGCAGCCAAAGGTTTCCTTCAATGAACTGAGAAACGGTGAAATTGTTAGCCTGGTCCGAGTTGTTGAACACGTGGTAACCAGGCCATTTGACTCGGCTGCTGAGTCCTGAACCTGGTCCGTAGTTCAAGAACTCTCCATAGAAGAGTGTGTCCAAGGCAAAAGTGGTGTTCCACTCGAGCCATCCTTCAGGCCTCACAACGTCGCTCAAGTTGTTCCTCATAAAAACTGTCCTTGAATATTGCTTCCATGGCCTTCCTAGATACGTGTGTGTCGTGTTCAAGTATGGGACTAAGTCTGCGTCCGCTGAGATATTGCTGAACTGAATCGAGAATCCTAAATGTGAACAAAAAAGGTCCAATGTAATTGAGAATCATTATATTACATAGTTTCTTGGGTGGCAAGAAACTATATGTTATTAACAAAACCTTAATTAAAGAGTTTCAAGAAGTGTTTGTTTACCTGAGGGTTGGTCAGCTTCTTTCCTGCCTTGTGCAGTGATGGTATTCTTTTGGTCAGGGAGTCCTTTCTTAACCAAAATTTGACAATTTTGAAACACAACGGTCCCATCTCCAAATATAAAATCCACCGTTCCAGTGATGGTGCACTCGCGGTAAAACTGACGCATAGTGTGCGTGTAGAGTGTATCTTGATAACCTCTCATGGCACATCTATAGAACACAGATAGGTCAGAGTCAGACCTAAGGGCTACGGCTTGGTGCTTCTCTGGCCCCGCTGTGTTCTGAAACGTTATGTCTCTAGCCAAGAATCCTCTTCCATTTACAGCTGATATATGTATCATAAACCAAATATATAATTATAATCCGGAGCATAGACCAAAGAACCGACAGCTTAAAGCATCCCGAATTTATGCGACAGTTTTATGAAAAGATTATATGAAAAATAGAAGCATAAGATTTATTTAAATGTAATCATATATGAATTTTGTAAATGTTAGTCAGGTACTATTATAACCAATTTTAACGTGTGCATGGATCAACAAGTATCTTATAAAACATTTAATTACCGAGTGTAGCGGAACGGAACGTGGTCGAGCCGTCAACGTAGCTGCGGTTACCGGAAATAATTGTCACGTCAATGCCATCACCTAACATTACGAGGTTCCATTTCTTCTTCTTGATCTCAACGTTCTCCAAGTATAAACCCTTTTTAATGTATATGACGAAACGTGTCCAGCTATAATCAGGAGCTTCCTTAACGGCGTCCATTATGGTCGTGAAGTTTCCTGTCCCATCCTGTGCTACACTAACGTCGTAACTCACTCCGTTTGTTTCAAGGAGTCTCCGGTCGTCCGGTCTGAACCAGTCTGGGAATTGGCTTTCCTCATCGTCGTCAGTGTTCCTAAGTGTCCGGCCTGGTGGAGCCGTTGGTCCTTTAGCAATTGGACGAGGTTTGGTAATGGGCTGAGGTTTCTGGTCGGGATCAACAAGTGGTAACAGATCCCTAAGCATAGAATATAATTGACCGAGACTGCCTGAAACGAGCCAAAATATCATAATAAGTTAATAATACACTTATATTGAATAAGCAAACCTTTTGAAAAAAAATACATTGAAAATACTTAAATTATATAATTTTTATGTTTTTGTTAATCTAAAACCGAATCAACCCGAAATGAAGTATGATTATAGTTTAGACCTGTTTCTCATAACCTAACACAGAAAACAAAAATCCAAAAAGAAAACAATGCGAATCGAATGCGCATGCTTAAACATTACCATAGCATTATGTTAATTTACTTTTTAGTGACCCACACAAGTAATATAATTAACATAGTAAGAAAAAAGATTCATTACCAGCTACAAGAGGTTTGATGAGACCAGATGTACCGTCGAAGCCTTCCATGCAAGTGTCTTGATTGGAGAGAGCAGCGCTTAACCATGTCTTTGTGTCTGATCCCACGTTCCCTGTTCCGTTGCCCTTACCTGCTGACCCCACTCCAAAACCCTCACATTTCAACACTATCATTTTCATTCATTCACATTTACATTTATTATGCAATAAGTATCTACGATTTTGAATCCATGTTCCCTGTCCCTACGACGCACATGCCATTTACTAATGATTTTGTAAAAGTTGCTTTCATTTCCTCAACGAAAGAAAATGCATAGCCTTGACGTAACATAATCATCGTCACTTGACATATGTTTATATTTAAATTTAATGTGTACTAAAATAACAAGATGGAAAGTTCTAACATTTCTTGACTAATAGATTCAAACGAATACAATTAACATAAGTTATGGTTACTACCATAAATCATTTGGTAGAAATGACTCCCCCAATTAAAATATACTTTTATGTATATACATTTTGTAAAATCTTTGAAAAAATAATATAGCATAGTGCATGCACGTATACAGTAAGGTGGATCGAGAATTTAGGTTATCAAGACCACGTTCAATTTGATTAACCCCTCCATTTTCTAAAAAATATAACTTGTGAATTGTGTTTGTGATGTAAGATTTTATTATAGTCGATGGGCAAAGAACCACCTATTTCAACTTTATGCAGCAAGTACAAAAACAGAATTCTTTAAAAGCAAACTTCTCAATTCAGCCCATTTCAATTAAATGTTTTGAAAAAATGTGTCTTACTATATTAGTACAGTATCATTTAACATCATGAAGGATCAAGTGATCACAATTTATTTGAGTCGTCGAGAATCTAACTAGATAAATAAACTCCAAACTCCAAACCAGTCGAGTTGTACAGGTGTGTTGTTTGACAATAATTGATGTTTCATATTTTTTTTCGAAAAAAGTAAAGGGTTAAACCCGGATCTATTAAAGATACATACCTACTTTCGGGTGGGAGGTGCAGCCCACGATAGGCCTTCTCCCGGATTTTCATACGACGTATCCGTAGCCGTGGTGAACAGAACAATGTGACTTAGTTTCCGCAACAGAAGGATCGAACCCGAAATGTGTTTGCATCCAAGGTCCGTCCACTACCCCGCTCGATGTTTCATATTTACGTTACACGTTTATACTAATTTATAAGACTAAAATTCCACAGCGAGCTTGTACGTCGCATTAACATTAATTAAGGTCCCTCTCAATATTTGTCTTTTTGTGTATATGGTGTAATTTTGAAAATATTATCATCACTTGTTCGGGTGTTGTCTTTTCGGTTAGTCTTTATATGTCAATAATTAATGGCCCAATTAATCAAAATTTCTGAATGGTTTACATATGAAATCACTAATTAAGTTCCGTTTTATGGCAAGATTCATATATGTTATCCATGTATTTTTGTAACCAATGTATTTTCTTTTGTTAATTTGTCGATCGAAAAACAATTTTGACCTTGAGGTCAAAGTTTGCATGTTCTATAATTGAAGTTTTTCTATAATTGAAGTTCAAAGAAATTACGCAATGAAAGTTTCTAACACTATAAAGGTGTGATAAAACTAGAGATACGGTTTTAAATGTAAGTACCATTTGGATTCTGAGAAGCATAAGCAGACCAACTCAGCTCGTCCGAAGAAACATCGAGCAGATCCAGGCAATCAGAAACCGCATCTTGCAGCCGACTATCTCCACTAAAATCCGCAAACTCAGACAAAATTGAAGTCACTTGGCTTATTACTTCAACGATGGTGTCAATGGAGCCCACGAACTCACTTGCCGGAACTTTCAAGTAGTCGTATTGCATTTGCATGCTTTCTTCCGATGACACACTCGGACTCAACAATATCAAGAAGACCAAGAAACCCTTCCACCATGACATTTTTAAATAACTATTTAATTTTTGATGACAATGAAGTTTCTTCTGAGTCAGTGGATCCTTTAAAAGCAGGAAGGCATTTAATTCCACCCACCTACCTATCTACCCCTAAACAGTTCTAGTCTACGTAACGTAAATTAAATAATTGGGACTTAACTTCGTTATCCCACCAAACAAGCTCATTCATTCATCGTTGATATTTCTTTTGTTTTCAAATAATATTCTCTCCGTTCTCGAAAGTAAAATTTTCTAAAGCTTATTCTTGTTCTACAAAAATAAATTTTCTATATTTTTAAGGTATTTTTGTATACTTTTGAAAAACATTAATCATGAATATTTGAATTAATTATATTTGGATAGTTATTGGAAAGTGTGTTGAAAAGTGAATTATAGATTAAAATGTAAATATTTATTCTTAATAAACGCGAAAACTTTAGAAAATATTACTTCTGGAAAGAGAAAGAATTTCCTCTAATATTTATTAGATGTCTTAATTATAACTCAACCGTCCCACACATACATTCTCAGATTTGGTCGTGTAGTAGCATGCAGCTGTTTAGCATATCCACCGCTGTATCAAAGATAATCCTAAAGTACATATATATGTTTATCTAAATTACTTTATTCTAAGCATTGAAAACAATAAACATATTAACCATTCGATTCATTTTCTAGGTCAGCAGAAAAAAACCATATCATATTCTTGTACTGAAAAAGTAAAACATCAATAATTAAAATGAAACAAAAGCCTGAGGTTTATATCACTTAATATGAAACATAATAACAGTAAATAACTATAGTTACATCCCTCCATCATTTCCCAAAGGTTGATAATATTTCCACTATGTTTCGAATGCTTGTCTTCTCTCTTTTTTCCATAAGAAGAAAATAGTCAGTGCTTGTTAATGCAGAATGTACTACTATATGTACGTTAAATTCTATTTGCTGAGTTTATCATTCGATGGCGAGATTCGATATAAATGTTGTGTATAGGTGGCCTAGTTAGAGGGATCGTAAAAGATAAGGTAGAGAATCCCTTAGACGGCTTAAACAGCCTAATAAGTTATCTAGCTGTCCAATTATGCGACAAGCTTATTAAATGTCCTAAGTTAACGCGTTAATTACTTTGCAACCATAGATACCATTGCAATATCATCTTTTGTTTGTTCAACACAAAAATGGAAAAAATATAAAAGTAGAGAAAACTCGTGATCGTTAATTACTTGCTTCTTCTCCTGCCTTAGCAAAAATGATCTGGTCAGCACCGATTCCTCCGAAACTTAAACATTTCTTCTGGAAAATTGGTTCAAGGATTGTAGCTGTTAAAGAAAATTTTCGTCATCGGCACATTTCAGTTGATCCTACTTGTCCAAGATATTGTGACGATAATGAATCGAGTGATCATGCTTTTTTCACTTGCCTTTTCTCACAACAAGTCTGGCTTCTCTCAGGTTCACTTGATTCTTTAACTACTGCCAATAGCTCTCTTTTGAATAAGTTGGAAACTATTTTCTCTTTTGCATCAAATAATAATCTCTCAAATGAGTAAAAATTATTACCATTCTGGGTGGTTTGGAGATTATGAAAATATAGGAATGACTTACTTTTCAACAAATTAAAAAAAACGGCGGATGAAGTTATCTCCGAAGCCCGAGCAGATTTAAAGGAATGGTTGGATTCTACGGTTTCATCGCAAATAACTAATTCTACGCAAAGAACCCGATCTGAAAACATTAGGTCTCATTGGTCTCCACCCCCTTCAGGTTGGGTTAAATGTAACTACGACGCTGCTCACATTGAAGGTTCTCAAGACTCTGGAATGGATTGGTTAATACGTAATAACCAGGGTACTCTTTTAGAAGCTGGAATGGGGAAATTTGAAGGACGATCAACAGCTATGAAGTCGGAATTGTCTGCGCTGATTTGGTCAATGCAAACATGCTCATCGTTAGGTTATAGGATAGTCATATTCGAAGGAGATAACCTCGGTATCCTTAAATACATCAAAGAGGAAACCTACAGTTCCCGTTGTCAACACTTGGTCAACTCATTCATTGCATGGAAATCTCGATTTTTCTCAACATCATTTGTGCATGTTCATCGTCAAAATAATAGCTCTCTTAGCTTATTAGCAAAAAAATCTATTATTTCTCCGACTGATTGGAGCTTGTTCCACGGTTTTTCTGTACAACAACATTTGTGCAGACAATAATTAATAATCTTTTAGCCGGAAAAAAAAGGAAGAATATTATGGGTTGAAATCATATGAATGTAGTCTAATCAGAAAAGGGAACACGAAGAAAAGTCTATTTTTTTCTCTCTAATTCACGAGTCATGTATTGATTTTTGGCATGCGTCAAATATTATAGGAGGCCCAGTGGGCCAATCCAACAAGACTCGGACAAGTCTTCTTCTACGTATTGCTGACTATTTGTATCTACAAGATACTACAGGCTACAGCGTGACTCGAGCAACTATCCAACTGTTACAGTTCTTAATGCTGCTGTACGTTCGTGCGCACGTGGCAGTATCGCTTCGTCTTCGTTCCTAAATGTCAGTTTCATTCATCGTACAATCTTACTTAAAAAAAACATTGTTATTATAGTCTCGAGAGAGTAGTTATCGTCAAACGACACCGTTTCGAAACGTCCTTCCTCTGACCAAATGAAAACCGTGAAGCAAGAGGAACTTCAAACCAAGCTGTCTCTTTTTTTCTTCCCTTTCCCGATTGTGTTTTGTCTTTTCAATTTTTTTTTCCATTTTCGCCGGAAATCATCAACGACCACTTTTGTGTAAAGCTTCTCGTAGAAAACTCACAGTATACACTTTCTCTCTCTCTCTCTCTATATATATATATATCTCTCTCTCTTCCCAAGATCTGATCTCCTTTCCTCAAACCCTAATCTCAAAATCAGATTTAACGTTTCACCTTCCGAATCCCAAAATCAGAGATTCAATTCTGGTTTTTTTTCTTCTCTTAATTCGTTCTGAACTTTCCAAATTTAGTAACTTTCCCCTCAAATTCTGGATTTTTCCTGATCCAGTTTCCTTAAATGTAATAGATCGAGACCGAGAGGGTGTGTTGCATGAGGATTTGGTGTTTCCATTGCTTCACCGACGACCACCACGAAGAAGAAGAGAACAGAAACAGAGGCGGAGTTTCCCATAGACTGAAGAAACAATCAGCCATGGATGATAACAACAACAACAAAGGTGGAGACTTTGTCGGTTTCGATCTAAACGATAGAGAGTTAGGAGTCGCAGAGACGCTGGCGAGGGAAGAGAACGGTGCTGAATTGGAGCGAGTACGGTCATCTGAGATTCGCTTGCATCAATTGGTTCAAGGAGAGAGTAGCAATGAGGATTGCACGATGGAGGAAGCTGATCACGACTCGTACCACAAACGTGCTAAAGTGTACTCTGACCTTGCGTGAGCTCTCTAACTCCTTTCACTTGTGATAGTGTGGATCTTGTTAGAAACGAGATCGAGAAAGTTTCGATTTTTTTACTGTCATTTGTTTGCAGTGTATCTTCAGATGCTGGAAACTCTGGTTCGTCGGTGGAGAGAAGTGTTAGTTTTGGCGTTGCGTCTTCTTCTCGGACGGATACTGATATGTTCTGTCAGAATTTCATCTTGAATTACACTGGTCGGAAAGATGGGAAGAGAGATGATGGAGATGATAATGGTTCTTCGGATGCAGAGGATTTTGAAGTTCATATTGATTTGACTGATGACCTCTTACACATGGTACACATTTTTATTTTCCCATTTTAAGATAGTTTTTTTTTAGATTTCATTTTCTTTGTTTTTTTATTTTATTTTTTGTAATTTTTTTTCCTTCAGGTATTCTCGTTTTTGAATCACATCGACCTCTGTCGCTCTGCTATGGTGTGTCGTCAGTGGAGAGTAGCTAGTGCTCATGAGGATTTTTGGAAGGTCTTGAACTTTGAGAATATGAGGATCTCTATTGAGCAATGTAAGTTTGTCCTTTATACATATGTTAAAGTTGTCTTCTCTGTTCTTCTTGTACATTTTTTTTCGTTGATATTCAGTGAGGACAATAGAATTGTAACATTAGAGTATTCATTCTACATTTTTTATGATGAGATTGGTCTTCGGAAGAAATTCTAATCCGCAAAAGATTTGATTAATTATCAAAATTGGATATACAAACAAAAGAAATTAGACGAATTTGTGGATTTGTGTCAAAGTACTAATACTAATGCTTAATTCAACAGATTTGGACTAATTTAGATTAATTTAAACCGATTTAGAATGATTAAACAGATGTGAATAGTATAAATCAGATTTTTAAAAAATCTTTTCGGAAAAAAACATGATTGAAAGGCATATTAACATACATAGATAAAATATAAACCTTTTGGTGGCCTTGTGTGCAGTTGAAGACATGTGTCATCGCTACCCCAACGC
This sequence is a window from Brassica oleracea var. oleracea cultivar TO1000 chromosome C1, BOL, whole genome shotgun sequence. Protein-coding genes within it:
- the LOC106303824 gene encoding probable pectinesterase/pectinesterase inhibitor 44 isoform X2, giving the protein MSWWKGFLVFLILLSPSVSSEESMQMQYDYLKVPASEFVGSIDTIVEVISQVTSILSEFADFSGDSRLQDAVSDCLDLLDVSSDELSWSAYASQNPNAGKGNGTGNVGSDTKTWLSAALSNQDTCMEGFDGTSGLIKPLVAGSLGQLYSMLRDLLPLVDPDQKPQPITKPRPIAKGPTAPPGRTLRNTDDDEESQFPDWFRPDDRRLLETNGVSYDVSVAQDGTGNFTTIMDAVKEAPDYSWTRFVIYIKKGLYLENVEIKKKKWNLVMLGDGIDVTIISGNRSYVDGSTTFRSATLAVNGRGFLARDITFQNTAGPEKHQAVALRSDSDLSVFYRCAMRGYQDTLYTHTMRQFYRECTITGTVDFIFGDGTVVFQNCQILVKKGLPDQKNTITAQGRKEADQPSGFSIQFSNISADADLVPYLNTTHTYLGRPWKQYSRTVFMRNNLSDVVRPEGWLEWNTTFALDTLFYGEFLNYGPGSGLSSRVKWPGYHVFNNSDQANNFTVSQFIEGNLWLPSTGVTFTAGLGV
- the LOC106303824 gene encoding probable pectinesterase/pectinesterase inhibitor 44 isoform X1; amino-acid sequence: MSWWKGFLVFLILLSPSVSSEESMQMQYDYLKVPASEFVGSIDTIVEVISQVTSILSEFADFSGDSRLQDAVSDCLDLLDVSSDELSWSAYASQNPNVGSAGKGNGTGNVGSDTKTWLSAALSNQDTCMEGFDGTSGLIKPLVAGSLGQLYSMLRDLLPLVDPDQKPQPITKPRPIAKGPTAPPGRTLRNTDDDEESQFPDWFRPDDRRLLETNGVSYDVSVAQDGTGNFTTIMDAVKEAPDYSWTRFVIYIKKGLYLENVEIKKKKWNLVMLGDGIDVTIISGNRSYVDGSTTFRSATLAVNGRGFLARDITFQNTAGPEKHQAVALRSDSDLSVFYRCAMRGYQDTLYTHTMRQFYRECTITGTVDFIFGDGTVVFQNCQILVKKGLPDQKNTITAQGRKEADQPSGFSIQFSNISADADLVPYLNTTHTYLGRPWKQYSRTVFMRNNLSDVVRPEGWLEWNTTFALDTLFYGEFLNYGPGSGLSSRVKWPGYHVFNNSDQANNFTVSQFIEGNLWLPSTGVTFTAGLGV
- the LOC106303824 gene encoding probable pectinesterase/pectinesterase inhibitor 44 isoform X3 → MSWWKGFLVFLILLSPSVSSEESMQMQYDYLKVPASEFVGSIDTIVEVISQVTSILSEFADFSGDSRLQDAVSDCLDLLDVSSDELSWSAYASQNPNGKGNGTGNVGSDTKTWLSAALSNQDTCMEGFDGTSGLIKPLVAGSLGQLYSMLRDLLPLVDPDQKPQPITKPRPIAKGPTAPPGRTLRNTDDDEESQFPDWFRPDDRRLLETNGVSYDVSVAQDGTGNFTTIMDAVKEAPDYSWTRFVIYIKKGLYLENVEIKKKKWNLVMLGDGIDVTIISGNRSYVDGSTTFRSATLAVNGRGFLARDITFQNTAGPEKHQAVALRSDSDLSVFYRCAMRGYQDTLYTHTMRQFYRECTITGTVDFIFGDGTVVFQNCQILVKKGLPDQKNTITAQGRKEADQPSGFSIQFSNISADADLVPYLNTTHTYLGRPWKQYSRTVFMRNNLSDVVRPEGWLEWNTTFALDTLFYGEFLNYGPGSGLSSRVKWPGYHVFNNSDQANNFTVSQFIEGNLWLPSTGVTFTAGLGV